From a region of the Butyrivibrio sp. AE3004 genome:
- a CDS encoding response regulator → MNAKVLIVDDSELDRFFIKKLLEYLGVDSDEAGDGKECLKAVRQEEYSIILMDYLMPYMNGIQTFSQIRDGIDNRNESTPVIALVSPDDPNEGKNCLEAGFANYLDKPVEFKQLMAVLIMYLPDNIRNELKLPTANKNEETDVTTVPDNIDSHENENQNIIKAISEIPEIDYEKGISLCGSEEGYLTAIGIFFNSIDFKADEIEGYYKNEDYKNYTIKVHALKSSANLIGATKLWADAKGLEEAGNNNDIGKIKNETDALLSDYRSFKEKLSFLSDDSEDEKPPVSEDALNDAYAALSEFIEAMDFDLADMVIKSMKDYKLPDADAKRFSEFERLLAGLNWDDMKKILAEK, encoded by the coding sequence GTGAACGCTAAGGTATTGATTGTTGATGATTCCGAACTGGACAGATTTTTCATTAAAAAGCTCTTGGAATATCTTGGGGTTGATTCCGATGAGGCAGGGGACGGTAAAGAGTGTCTGAAAGCTGTTCGGCAGGAAGAGTATTCCATAATCCTGATGGATTATCTGATGCCTTATATGAATGGAATTCAAACTTTTTCGCAAATAAGGGATGGTATTGATAACAGAAATGAATCCACACCTGTAATTGCACTGGTTTCACCTGATGATCCTAATGAGGGGAAAAACTGTCTCGAAGCCGGTTTTGCCAATTATCTTGATAAACCTGTAGAATTTAAACAACTTATGGCTGTTCTGATAATGTATCTGCCTGATAATATCAGAAATGAATTAAAGCTTCCTACAGCGAATAAAAATGAAGAAACTGATGTAACCACAGTTCCTGATAATATAGATTCACATGAAAACGAGAATCAGAACATAATAAAAGCAATATCAGAAATACCTGAAATAGATTATGAGAAAGGAATTTCTCTTTGCGGTTCTGAGGAAGGTTATTTAACTGCTATTGGTATTTTCTTCAACTCTATAGATTTTAAAGCAGATGAGATTGAAGGATATTATAAAAATGAAGACTACAAAAATTACACTATAAAAGTTCACGCACTCAAGAGCTCAGCGAATTTGATCGGTGCAACAAAATTGTGGGCTGATGCAAAAGGACTTGAAGAAGCCGGCAATAATAATGATATCGGAAAGATAAAAAATGAAACAGATGCACTTCTTTCAGACTACAGGTCATTTAAAGAAAAGCTCTCATTTCTTTCCGATGATAGTGAAGATGAAAAGCCTCCGGTATCAGAGGATGCTTTAAATGATGCATATGCTGCACTGTCAGAATTTATTGAGGCAATGGACTTTGATCTTGCTGATATGGTTATAAAGTCAATGAAGGATTATAAACTTCCTGATGCTGATGCAAAACGTTTTTCAGAGTTTGAAAGACTTTTAGCAGGACTTAATTGGGATGATATGAAAAAGATTCTTGCAGAAAAATAA
- a CDS encoding DUF4349 domain-containing protein — protein MNKEYKFNLAMFIAAISCAVIFSGCGSGGGSYKNAESSYAPEASYETGEAMADGALYDKAYDDYDAENIENTTDSEDITKEKQNSKSKRKLITNMSMNAETKEFDKTLDFIKKRTDELGGYVESFSSEKSSYNDERTANLTLRIPEEKLENFIAEVSKESNITSQDMNVTDVTLTYADLESHKNALRAEEDQLLTLMEKAESIEEIMLIQDKLTDVRYQLESMESQLRTYDNQISYSTLRLTLREVIEYTPEPVKDPTFAERAKEGFAENLAAVITFFTELALLLITHIPVLVIVFVIIIIIVIFVKIAEAKRKKRLASMPVMQPVVIPNSPVTYGPGRQMPLNGQMQQMPADNQMEANNQMPTGAQTSNEKASDSGSDTMEGNTDIVNSKNNNPDGSHNK, from the coding sequence ATGAATAAAGAATATAAATTTAATTTGGCTATGTTTATTGCTGCTATTTCATGTGCTGTTATATTTTCGGGTTGCGGTTCCGGAGGAGGATCATATAAGAATGCTGAAAGCTCATATGCACCTGAAGCTTCATATGAAACAGGAGAAGCGATGGCTGATGGTGCTCTTTATGATAAAGCGTATGATGATTATGATGCTGAGAATATTGAAAACACCACTGACTCTGAAGATATTACAAAGGAAAAGCAAAACTCAAAAAGTAAACGTAAGCTCATAACAAACATGAGCATGAATGCGGAAACAAAGGAATTTGATAAAACGCTTGATTTTATAAAGAAAAGAACTGATGAGCTTGGCGGATATGTAGAGAGCTTCAGTTCTGAGAAAAGCTCGTATAATGATGAGAGAACTGCTAATCTTACCTTAAGGATACCAGAAGAAAAACTGGAAAATTTCATTGCTGAAGTTTCTAAGGAAAGCAATATTACTTCTCAGGATATGAATGTTACGGATGTAACACTTACTTATGCAGATCTTGAAAGCCATAAAAATGCGCTTAGAGCAGAAGAAGACCAGCTTTTAACGTTAATGGAAAAGGCAGAGAGCATAGAAGAGATAATGCTTATTCAGGATAAGCTGACAGATGTACGCTATCAGCTTGAGTCTATGGAATCGCAGCTTCGCACCTATGACAATCAGATCAGCTATAGTACGCTTAGACTAACTCTGCGAGAAGTAATCGAGTATACACCTGAACCGGTGAAGGATCCTACATTTGCTGAAAGAGCTAAAGAAGGCTTTGCTGAGAATCTGGCTGCAGTTATTACTTTCTTTACGGAATTGGCACTTCTTCTTATTACACATATACCTGTTTTAGTAATTGTATTTGTGATCATAATTATTATTGTAATCTTCGTTAAGATAGCTGAAGCGAAGAGAAAAAAGCGTCTTGCATCAATGCCGGTTATGCAGCCAGTTGTAATACCAAACAGCCCTGTGACATATGGCCCCGGCAGACAGATGCCTTTAAATGGACAAATGCAGCAAATGCCGGCTGATAATCAAATGGAGGCAAATAACCAAATGCCCACAGGTGCTCAAACAAGTAATGAAAAAGCAAGTGATTCCGGCTCTGATACTATGGAAGGAAATACGGATATAGTTAATTCAAAAAATAATAATCCAGATGGTTCTCATAATAAGTGA
- a CDS encoding DUF1292 domain-containing protein — MIFSEIATEMNTKIQNDEQITVDIELDDGKNVTCAVLIVLTVQEKDYIVLLPLDEHGQNNDGNVWFYQFIQKSKDSEPELGYIEDDDEYEAVADAFDEYLDDVEFDELIDADPED, encoded by the coding sequence ATGATCTTTTCAGAGATCGCTACAGAAATGAACACTAAAATCCAGAATGACGAACAAATTACGGTGGATATTGAGCTGGATGATGGGAAAAACGTTACTTGTGCTGTTCTGATAGTATTAACCGTTCAGGAAAAGGATTACATTGTTCTTCTTCCGCTTGACGAGCATGGACAGAACAATGACGGCAATGTATGGTTCTATCAGTTTATTCAAAAATCCAAAGATTCTGAACCTGAACTTGGATATATTGAAGATGATGATGAATATGAAGCTGTTGCGGATGCTTTTGACGAGTATCTTGATGATGTTGAATTTGATGAACTCATCGATGCTGATCCGGAAGACTGA
- the pepT gene encoding peptidase T produces the protein MIKNKPEDLIERFIRYTKIDTQSDEHTNKSPSTPGQHDLAKLLYKELTEIGASDVFYDQEHCYVYATIPATNGNGKKSPVIGFISHMDTSDAVSGKNVKARIVEKYDGNDIKLSDDGRYVLSPKDFPVLNDKKGEDLIVTDGTTLLGADDKAGIAEIMTMAESLLKNPEIPHGEIKIAFTPDEEIGEGTDHFDLERFGAQFAYTIDGGDLGTLEYENFNAAEVELIINGRSVHPGDAKNRMLNATLIAYEFQSMLPVFENPMYTENREGFFHLTMMKGTCEKAVVYYIVRDHDMEKFTQKKELVKSIVEFLNKKYGEGTVELTMEDSYYNMIEKIKPHMHLVDNAKKAMERLDVVPVDVPIRGGTDGAMLSYKGLPCPNLCTGGYNYHGRYEFAVIGEMRKTVDIILEICGIYGDFEI, from the coding sequence ATGATAAAGAACAAACCGGAAGATCTTATAGAAAGATTTATAAGATATACTAAAATTGATACTCAGTCTGATGAGCATACAAATAAAAGTCCGTCAACTCCGGGACAACATGATCTTGCAAAGCTTCTTTATAAAGAGCTTACTGAAATAGGTGCTTCTGATGTGTTTTATGATCAGGAGCATTGCTACGTATATGCAACAATTCCTGCAACAAATGGAAACGGGAAAAAATCTCCGGTTATTGGATTTATATCTCATATGGATACTTCCGATGCCGTAAGCGGTAAAAATGTTAAGGCACGTATCGTTGAAAAATATGACGGAAATGATATAAAACTTTCGGATGACGGAAGATATGTACTTTCACCAAAGGATTTTCCCGTTCTTAATGATAAAAAAGGAGAAGACCTTATTGTTACTGACGGCACTACTCTTCTTGGAGCCGATGATAAAGCCGGCATTGCTGAAATTATGACTATGGCAGAAAGCCTGCTTAAGAATCCGGAAATTCCTCATGGTGAGATTAAAATTGCTTTTACTCCTGATGAAGAAATCGGAGAAGGTACAGATCATTTTGATCTTGAAAGATTTGGTGCTCAGTTTGCTTACACAATAGATGGCGGAGATCTTGGTACACTTGAATATGAAAACTTTAATGCTGCAGAGGTTGAACTGATCATAAACGGAAGAAGCGTTCATCCGGGTGATGCTAAAAACAGAATGTTAAATGCGACTCTTATTGCATATGAATTTCAGTCTATGCTTCCCGTTTTTGAGAATCCTATGTATACAGAGAACAGAGAAGGATTTTTTCATCTTACCATGATGAAAGGAACCTGCGAAAAGGCTGTTGTTTATTATATAGTTCGCGATCATGATATGGAAAAATTCACCCAAAAAAAGGAATTGGTAAAGAGCATAGTTGAATTCCTTAATAAAAAATACGGTGAAGGCACTGTGGAATTGACTATGGAGGATTCTTATTACAATATGATTGAAAAAATAAAGCCTCACATGCATCTTGTTGACAATGCTAAAAAAGCAATGGAAAGACTTGATGTAGTTCCGGTTGACGTTCCGATAAGAGGTGGTACCGATGGTGCAATGCTTTCATATAAAGGACTGCCTTGTCCGAATCTTTGCACCGGCGGATATAATTATCATGGAAGATATGAATTTGCAGTAATTGGCGAGATGAGAAAAACCGTGGATATTATTCTTGAGATTTGCGGTATTTATGGAGATTTTGAGATTTGA
- a CDS encoding ATP-binding protein, producing MLRETIAKFKEEEDKYFNICEHDIIRMNMLVQKKMSITLIGVYLVMLILAKLLLKGFRIHYIYYCLFVVIVLFFITNQYLIEKNISMRFCRMESLFFYGLLYLTLIFIDVWPYRDQPAGLFPFFLIMFSVIYIDRLRLYAVFELLLCICFCVICYFRKDNFYFSRDVFSIISSIFISAICTIILVNLRIREALNSAKFEQMSEKAAEAEANAIAANGAKTQFLSQMSHEIRTPINAILGMNELILREYDDPELKKYSHGIKTAGNTLLTLINDVLDFSKIEAGKMELYTVDYDLAGLISELINMVDERAKNKGLELNVVVNKEIPHLLHGDNVRLKQVILNILTNAIKYTEKGSVQFSVDYLTGGHLDVNGSIGLKIAISDTGIGIREEDMKRLFDPFERIEESRNRNVEGSGLGMSIVQKFLELMNSELHVKSEYGKGSTFSFVVEQKTVSWEPIGDFKVAYDRLIQDDGKYSELFTAPDAKILVVDDNEINLVVTQNLLKDTLVDIETASSGKEALELTAKTKYDIMLIDHQMPEMDGMEFLWRLKSDENNPNIDTPSIALTANAFAGAREVYIKSGFRDYLSKPIIGDALERMLLTYIPEEKINSVEEHEKKKVSPKKTVKHEKREHSHKKDVVDFYDIRENYNDDKELYDAIGLLMKRAKIRR from the coding sequence ATGTTAAGAGAGACCATTGCAAAATTCAAAGAAGAAGAAGATAAATATTTTAATATATGTGAACATGACATAATCAGGATGAATATGCTGGTTCAGAAAAAGATGTCTATAACGCTGATAGGTGTCTACTTAGTTATGCTTATATTGGCCAAGCTTCTCCTTAAGGGATTCAGGATTCATTATATATATTATTGTCTGTTTGTAGTAATTGTTTTGTTCTTTATAACGAATCAATATTTGATTGAGAAGAACATAAGCATGAGATTTTGCAGAATGGAATCATTGTTTTTTTATGGCCTTTTGTATTTGACACTGATCTTTATTGATGTTTGGCCATATCGTGATCAACCTGCAGGATTATTTCCCTTTTTTTTGATAATGTTTTCAGTTATATATATAGACAGATTAAGACTTTATGCTGTTTTTGAACTACTTCTTTGTATTTGCTTTTGTGTTATATGCTATTTTAGAAAAGATAACTTTTACTTTTCCAGAGATGTTTTTTCGATAATTTCCAGTATTTTTATATCAGCTATATGCACAATAATACTTGTAAATCTGAGGATAAGAGAAGCTCTTAATTCAGCAAAATTTGAGCAAATGAGTGAAAAGGCAGCTGAGGCTGAGGCTAATGCGATTGCTGCAAATGGAGCAAAGACACAGTTTCTTTCACAGATGTCGCATGAAATCAGAACTCCTATAAATGCAATTCTGGGTATGAATGAACTCATACTCCGTGAATATGATGATCCGGAACTAAAAAAATATTCGCATGGAATAAAAACTGCAGGGAATACACTGCTTACGCTAATAAACGATGTTTTGGATTTTTCAAAAATCGAAGCCGGGAAAATGGAACTTTATACTGTGGATTATGATCTGGCAGGCCTTATATCAGAGCTTATTAATATGGTCGATGAAAGAGCAAAGAATAAGGGACTGGAACTAAATGTTGTTGTTAACAAAGAAATCCCTCATCTTCTTCACGGTGATAATGTCAGATTAAAGCAGGTAATTTTGAATATACTTACAAATGCCATAAAATATACGGAAAAGGGCAGCGTGCAATTTTCTGTCGATTATCTTACCGGCGGGCATCTTGATGTAAATGGTTCAATAGGCCTTAAAATCGCGATTTCAGATACAGGAATCGGTATAAGAGAAGAGGATATGAAAAGGCTTTTTGATCCTTTTGAACGCATTGAGGAATCAAGGAACAGGAATGTTGAGGGCTCAGGTCTTGGGATGAGTATAGTTCAGAAATTTCTCGAACTTATGAATTCTGAGCTGCATGTAAAAAGTGAATATGGAAAAGGCTCAACATTCTCATTTGTTGTTGAGCAAAAAACTGTTAGCTGGGAACCGATTGGCGACTTTAAGGTCGCTTATGACAGACTTATTCAGGATGATGGAAAATATTCAGAACTGTTTACGGCACCTGATGCTAAAATCCTCGTTGTTGATGATAATGAAATAAACCTTGTTGTAACACAAAATTTGCTTAAGGATACTCTGGTTGATATTGAAACAGCCTCCAGTGGTAAGGAAGCCCTTGAATTAACCGCAAAAACAAAATATGACATAATGCTTATAGATCATCAGATGCCTGAAATGGATGGTATGGAGTTTCTTTGGCGTCTTAAGAGTGATGAAAACAATCCAAATATAGATACTCCCAGCATAGCACTTACTGCGAATGCTTTTGCAGGTGCAAGGGAGGTATATATAAAATCAGGTTTCAGGGATTATCTTTCAAAGCCGATAATTGGAGATGCTCTGGAAAGGATGCTGCTTACGTATATACCTGAGGAAAAAATCAATTCTGTTGAAGAACATGAAAAGAAAAAGGTTTCTCCCAAAAAGACTGTTAAACATGAAAAAAGAGAACATTCACATAAAAAAGATGTAGTTGATTTTTATGATATACGAGAAAATTATAATGATGATAAAGAACTGTATGATGCAATTGGCCTTTTGATGAAACGAGCTAAGATAAGGCGATAA
- a CDS encoding response regulator: MAKNATIISSNETFMVKGLIMKLKDVGITATFSPDKVEDLQKKQESAEVFIYYLDEIVPKSLIYLKDLCLETHRQVIFICNPLEYEEALTYLPESHVHSFFERPLQMDSFLETMNKFFMDEIMDTNKKSVLIVDDDVSYMRTIRDWLKDEYKVSMANSGIQAITWLAKNKADLILLDYEMPVTSGPKVLEMFKSDMSIKDIPVMFLTSKGDKASIVRVLALKPADYILKTIDKTSLHLKIDNFFRMR, from the coding sequence ATGGCTAAGAATGCGACTATCATAAGTTCAAATGAGACTTTTATGGTAAAAGGACTTATCATGAAGCTTAAGGATGTTGGAATTACTGCAACATTTTCTCCTGATAAGGTAGAAGACCTTCAGAAGAAACAGGAGAGTGCTGAAGTTTTCATTTACTATCTTGATGAGATTGTGCCCAAAAGCTTGATATATTTAAAGGATTTGTGTCTTGAAACCCACAGGCAGGTAATTTTTATCTGTAATCCTCTTGAATATGAAGAAGCTCTAACATATCTGCCTGAGTCACATGTTCATAGCTTTTTCGAAAGACCTCTTCAGATGGATAGTTTTTTGGAAACCATGAATAAATTCTTTATGGATGAGATCATGGATACCAATAAAAAAAGTGTTCTTATCGTTGATGATGATGTTTCTTACATGAGGACAATCAGAGACTGGCTTAAGGATGAGTATAAGGTATCAATGGCAAATTCAGGAATACAGGCTATTACATGGCTGGCTAAGAACAAAGCTGATCTTATACTTCTTGATTATGAGATGCCTGTAACATCAGGGCCGAAGGTTCTTGAAATGTTCAAGAGTGATATGAGCATAAAAGACATACCGGTAATGTTTCTTACTTCCAAAGGAGATAAAGCCAGCATTGTAAGAGTTCTTGCACTAAAACCTGCTGATTATATTTTAAAAACAATTGATAAAACTTCTTTACACCTAAAAATTGATAATTTCTTCAGAATGAGATAA
- the miaB gene encoding tRNA (N6-isopentenyl adenosine(37)-C2)-methylthiotransferase MiaB — MLHAEVSNNSGEETKKQFEFIEKVKKHVEELSKELGRKPTACVVTFGCQMNARDSEKLLGILTKIGYEEVDTEDADFVIYNTCTVRDNADQRVFGRLGYVGGIKKKKPWMKIALCGCMMQEQGVIEKIQKSYRHVDLIFGTHNIFKFAELLNTMFESERMIIDIWKDTDQIVEDLPIVRKYKFKSGINIMFGCNNFCTYCIVPYVRGRERSRIPKDIIREIEYLAADGVKEIMLLGQNVNSYGKGLPESDKMSFAQLLSEVCKVEGIERVRFMTSHPKDLSDELIKVIAENEKVARHIHLPLQSGSDEILKKMNRHYTKESYLNLVEKIKAAIPDVSITTDIIVGFPGETDSDVDETIDVVKKAAFDNAFTFIYSKRTGTPAAGWEQVPESVSKPNFDRLLKVVQETAKERASRFTGQTHRVLVEEVNEQDSSLITGRMSNNTLVHFPGDASMIGEFVNVKLTECHGFYYTGECI, encoded by the coding sequence TTGCTTCACGCTGAGGTTTCAAATAATTCGGGTGAAGAGACAAAAAAACAATTTGAGTTTATTGAAAAGGTTAAAAAGCATGTAGAAGAGCTTTCCAAAGAACTTGGAAGGAAACCTACGGCATGTGTTGTAACTTTCGGATGTCAAATGAATGCGAGAGACTCAGAAAAGCTTTTGGGTATTTTAACGAAGATTGGTTATGAAGAAGTTGACACTGAAGATGCGGATTTTGTTATATACAATACCTGTACTGTCAGGGATAATGCTGACCAGAGAGTTTTCGGCCGTCTTGGATATGTGGGCGGTATAAAAAAGAAAAAGCCCTGGATGAAGATTGCACTTTGCGGTTGTATGATGCAGGAGCAGGGTGTCATTGAAAAGATACAGAAAAGCTATAGACATGTAGATCTGATTTTCGGGACTCATAATATTTTTAAGTTTGCTGAACTTTTAAACACAATGTTCGAGTCCGAAAGAATGATTATCGATATCTGGAAGGATACGGATCAGATTGTGGAGGATCTGCCAATTGTAAGAAAGTACAAGTTTAAGTCCGGAATAAATATTATGTTCGGCTGCAATAACTTTTGTACTTATTGTATAGTTCCTTATGTCCGCGGAAGAGAAAGATCGAGAATTCCAAAAGATATAATAAGAGAAATAGAATATTTGGCTGCTGACGGCGTTAAGGAAATTATGTTGCTTGGACAGAATGTTAATTCATACGGAAAGGGTCTGCCCGAAAGCGATAAAATGAGTTTTGCACAGCTTCTTTCAGAGGTTTGCAAGGTTGAAGGAATTGAACGTGTTCGTTTTATGACTTCACATCCAAAAGATTTGTCAGATGAACTTATTAAAGTTATAGCTGAAAACGAAAAGGTTGCAAGACATATTCATCTTCCTCTTCAGTCAGGCTCTGATGAAATTCTTAAAAAGATGAACAGGCATTATACAAAAGAAAGCTATCTTAATCTTGTGGAGAAGATTAAAGCGGCAATTCCTGATGTATCTATTACTACGGATATTATCGTTGGGTTCCCGGGTGAAACAGACAGCGATGTTGATGAGACAATTGATGTAGTAAAAAAAGCAGCATTTGACAATGCATTTACATTTATATATTCAAAGAGAACAGGAACTCCTGCAGCCGGATGGGAACAGGTTCCGGAATCAGTAAGTAAACCTAACTTTGACAGACTGCTTAAGGTTGTGCAGGAAACTGCAAAGGAACGTGCATCCAGATTTACAGGTCAGACTCACAGAGTACTTGTTGAAGAGGTAAATGAGCAGGATTCTTCACTTATAACAGGAAGAATGTCAAATAATACTCTGGTTCATTTTCCCGGTGATGCTTCGATGATTGGGGAATTTGTAAATGTAAAACTGACAGAATGTCATGGTTTTTACTATACGGGGGAGTGTATTTAA
- a CDS encoding DUF5662 family protein encodes MHFCTITKHRHLVRRHCFKMGLYFQGLTHDLSKYSISEFWNGARYYQGTRSPNTRERELFGYSRTWLHHKGRNKHHFEYWIDFYKSNENNSNGIVPCQMPDKYIAEMIADRVAACMTYRGNEYDSWDSLRYYQREKTVLKSLVHPDTLNKLEFFLNMLGEQGEDATFKYIKEIFLTGKDKGRWKRELKENNIEQYK; translated from the coding sequence ATGCATTTTTGCACAATAACAAAGCACAGACATCTTGTTAGACGACATTGCTTTAAAATGGGACTTTATTTTCAAGGGTTAACACATGATCTTTCCAAATATTCAATTTCTGAATTTTGGAATGGTGCCAGATATTATCAGGGAACACGTTCTCCTAATACCAGGGAACGTGAACTTTTTGGTTATTCCAGAACATGGCTTCATCATAAAGGGAGAAATAAGCATCATTTTGAATATTGGATAGACTTTTATAAGTCAAATGAAAATAATAGCAATGGTATTGTTCCCTGCCAAATGCCGGATAAGTATATTGCTGAGATGATTGCCGACAGAGTTGCGGCATGTATGACTTACAGAGGTAATGAATACGATTCATGGGATTCATTAAGATACTATCAGCGTGAAAAGACAGTACTGAAATCCCTGGTGCATCCGGATACCTTAAATAAATTGGAATTTTTTCTGAATATGCTTGGAGAACAAGGAGAGGATGCGACTTTTAAGTATATTAAGGAAATATTCCTTACAGGCAAAGATAAAGGCCGTTGGAAAAGAGAATTAAAGGAGAATAATATTGAGCAGTATAAGTGA
- a CDS encoding DUF6033 family protein — protein sequence MSMVNGIGANYANQLSAYQTKNHHTGKTENTKKNDTQLGVLKNKGISETHVQEGVELSEGAKKLLDELKEKYGNMDFFVSNYSSDEEAEDIMSRGTKDYSVLIEPEILEQMAADEETKNKYMNIIDESTGKLDEIKEQLKESGQEVESLGMKIDAEGAVSFFAKIKEQNEKYQKQVASDKEAAKAEEAKAEKRKEREEAMEKLREGQGANRYSKKEAPYEKVTTVYADSVDELLDKIKNVDWSQIEATPVKGYGSKFDFSV from the coding sequence ATGAGTATGGTAAATGGCATAGGGGCCAATTATGCAAATCAGTTAAGTGCTTATCAAACCAAGAATCACCACACCGGTAAAACTGAAAATACAAAGAAGAATGACACACAATTAGGTGTTCTGAAAAACAAAGGTATTTCCGAAACACATGTACAGGAAGGTGTCGAACTTTCAGAAGGTGCCAAAAAACTTTTGGATGAACTGAAAGAAAAGTATGGCAATATGGACTTTTTTGTGTCAAACTATTCTTCGGATGAAGAAGCAGAAGACATTATGTCCCGAGGTACCAAGGATTACAGTGTACTGATCGAGCCTGAAATACTTGAACAGATGGCTGCCGATGAAGAGACGAAGAATAAATATATGAATATTATCGACGAATCTACCGGCAAGCTTGATGAAATAAAAGAACAGCTTAAAGAATCAGGACAGGAAGTAGAATCTCTTGGTATGAAGATTGATGCTGAAGGCGCTGTTTCGTTTTTTGCAAAGATAAAGGAGCAAAACGAAAAGTACCAGAAGCAGGTTGCTTCTGATAAGGAAGCTGCAAAGGCAGAAGAGGCGAAAGCAGAAAAACGTAAAGAACGTGAAGAAGCCATGGAAAAGCTCCGTGAGGGGCAGGGGGCAAATCGCTATAGTAAAAAGGAAGCCCCTTACGAAAAGGTAACTACCGTTTATGCCGATTCTGTAGATGAGCTTTTAGATAAAATTAAAAATGTAGACTGGAGCCAGATTGAGGCAACACCTGTAAAAGGTTATGGAAGTAAATTTGACTTCTCGGTCTAA